The following proteins are co-located in the Bosea sp. AS-1 genome:
- a CDS encoding fumarylacetoacetate hydrolase family protein, with the protein MVNADGLATRLVGEHDRKERFRPFAAANGIVSLDGAYEIQDRYVSLLKPRCGAPIGYKIGLTSQRMQTMCGIDQPIAGVVLADRLHRSGARVAIADYGRIGLEFEIAVRIGRDIPAGGPALTAESIAKHVAGVCAAIEIVDDRAADYAELDVLSLVADNSWNGGVVLSEFRSGWPSLDAVAGVVSRNGVEVDRGHGRDVLGHPFAPLAWLANALAAKGQSLRAGEIVMTGSLVTTRFPTESERYRFELEGIGAVELDVVAAQ; encoded by the coding sequence ATGGTGAATGCGGATGGGCTGGCTACGCGATTGGTCGGCGAGCATGATCGGAAGGAGAGATTTCGCCCCTTTGCTGCAGCGAACGGCATCGTCTCGCTCGACGGCGCCTATGAGATACAGGATCGCTATGTCTCTTTGTTGAAGCCGCGTTGCGGCGCGCCGATCGGCTACAAGATCGGGCTGACCTCACAACGCATGCAGACGATGTGCGGCATCGACCAGCCGATCGCCGGCGTCGTCCTGGCCGACCGGCTGCACCGCTCCGGTGCGCGCGTCGCGATCGCGGACTATGGGCGGATCGGCCTGGAATTCGAGATCGCGGTGCGCATCGGCCGCGATATTCCGGCTGGCGGCCCCGCTCTCACTGCCGAGAGCATCGCCAAGCATGTCGCCGGAGTCTGCGCCGCGATCGAGATCGTCGACGATCGCGCCGCCGATTATGCCGAGCTCGACGTGCTGTCGCTCGTCGCCGACAATTCCTGGAACGGCGGCGTCGTCCTCTCGGAATTCCGCAGCGGCTGGCCGTCGCTCGACGCCGTCGCCGGTGTGGTGAGCCGCAACGGCGTCGAGGTCGACCGCGGCCATGGCCGCGACGTGCTCGGCCATCCCTTCGCGCCGCTCGCCTGGCTGGCGAACGCGCTCGCGGCGAAGGGGCAGAGCCTGCGTGCCGGCGAGATCGTGATGACCGGCAGCCTCGTTACCACCCGGTTCCCGACCGAGAGCGAACGCTATCGCTTCGAACTCGAAGGCATCGGTGCCGTCGAGCTTGATGTCGTGGCTGCACAATGA
- a CDS encoding PLP-dependent aminotransferase family protein, with product MKHRLSARMSRVRPSAIRELLRLGADPNVISFGGGYPDASLFPIAGLDEVFHKTLIENGQEALQYTVSNGMPLLRRQIAERMTRDGVPCTADEVLILQGGQQGLDLVAKLLIDKDDIVVVEDPTFLGALIAFNPCEPRYVTVGMDEDGMDVEALDEALKANPGAKFVYTVPDFQNPTGVTMSLARRKRLVEIANAHDLIILEDSPYREIRFEGERIPPIKSFDTEGRVIYLGSFSKILAPGMRLGWAVASTELIEQLGLLKLAADTQTSTLNMAVASRFLEVFDIDAHIGAIREAYRHKKNLMLDTIRQSFPQEIACTDASGGLFTWLTFPEGFDAAAFMLDHALPEARVAYVPGATFFALEQRPNHARMSYSTQTDERLVAGITALGRVLKNHLGPQPRG from the coding sequence GTGAAACATCGCCTTTCCGCCCGGATGAGTCGGGTCAGACCTTCCGCCATCCGTGAATTGCTGCGGTTGGGCGCCGACCCGAACGTGATCTCCTTCGGTGGCGGTTATCCCGACGCTTCGCTGTTTCCGATCGCGGGGCTGGACGAGGTCTTCCACAAGACGCTGATCGAGAACGGGCAGGAAGCGCTGCAATACACCGTCTCGAACGGGATGCCGCTGCTGCGCCGGCAGATCGCCGAACGGATGACGCGCGACGGCGTGCCCTGCACAGCAGACGAGGTCTTGATCCTGCAGGGCGGCCAGCAGGGGCTCGATCTGGTCGCCAAGCTGCTGATCGACAAGGACGACATCGTCGTCGTCGAAGATCCGACCTTCCTGGGTGCGCTGATCGCCTTCAATCCCTGCGAGCCCCGCTATGTCACGGTCGGCATGGATGAGGACGGCATGGACGTCGAGGCGCTCGATGAGGCGCTGAAGGCCAATCCGGGGGCGAAGTTCGTCTACACGGTCCCGGATTTCCAGAACCCGACCGGCGTGACGATGAGCCTGGCGCGGCGCAAGCGGCTGGTGGAAATCGCCAACGCGCATGACCTGATCATCCTCGAGGATTCTCCCTATCGCGAGATCCGCTTCGAGGGCGAGCGCATCCCGCCGATCAAGAGCTTCGATACCGAGGGCCGGGTGATCTATCTCGGCAGCTTCTCGAAGATCCTGGCACCTGGCATGCGGCTGGGCTGGGCGGTCGCTTCGACCGAGCTGATCGAGCAGCTCGGCCTGCTCAAGCTCGCTGCGGATACCCAGACGAGCACGCTCAATATGGCGGTGGCCTCGCGCTTCCTCGAGGTATTCGACATTGACGCGCATATCGGCGCGATCCGGGAGGCCTATCGCCACAAGAAGAACCTGATGCTCGACACGATCCGGCAGAGCTTCCCGCAGGAGATCGCCTGCACCGATGCAAGCGGCGGCCTCTTCACCTGGCTGACCTTCCCGGAAGGCTTCGACGCGGCGGCCTTCATGCTGGACCATGCGCTTCCGGAGGCCCGTGTCGCCTATGTTCCCGGCGCGACCTTCTTCGCCCTGGAGCAGCGGCCGAACCATGCCCGGATGAGCTATTCCACCCAGACGGACGAGCGTCTCGTGGCAGGCATCACTGCGCTCGGCCGTGTGCTCAAAAACCATCTCGGGCCGCAGCCCCGCGGTTGA
- a CDS encoding dimethylmenaquinone methyltransferase, translated as MPVTIHAAPRSDLSQAEIDRWRAVPVAVAVDLGRNLGQIDPAIRALMPAGQQPRLFGRAVTVLCEPPDFGSVVRSLDVIGPGDVLVIAAGGHAETAMIGDILGGHIRRKGAVGIVCDGAVRDVGTLAGWRDFSVFARSRTPRGPSSAERGEINRPVTIGGTLVSPGDLLIGDDDGLVALAPATIRGRIADAEAKLMLEEKWQAALEEGQPASTVFGLTPP; from the coding sequence ATGCCCGTGACAATCCACGCCGCCCCGAGGAGCGATCTCAGCCAAGCCGAGATCGATCGCTGGCGGGCGGTTCCCGTTGCCGTTGCGGTCGATCTTGGCCGCAATCTCGGCCAGATCGACCCGGCCATCCGCGCTCTGATGCCGGCTGGGCAGCAGCCACGCCTGTTCGGGCGCGCCGTGACCGTGCTCTGCGAGCCGCCCGATTTCGGTTCCGTCGTCCGATCGCTGGACGTGATCGGACCGGGCGATGTCCTGGTGATCGCTGCCGGCGGCCATGCGGAAACGGCGATGATCGGCGATATCCTCGGTGGTCACATCCGCCGCAAGGGCGCCGTCGGCATCGTCTGCGACGGTGCGGTTCGCGATGTCGGCACCCTCGCGGGCTGGCGGGACTTTTCGGTCTTCGCGCGCAGCAGGACGCCGCGTGGCCCGTCTTCGGCCGAGCGCGGCGAGATCAACCGGCCGGTGACGATCGGCGGCACGTTGGTGTCGCCCGGGGATCTGCTGATCGGCGACGATGATGGGCTGGTCGCCCTGGCGCCGGCTACCATTCGCGGCCGGATCGCAGATGCCGAGGCCAAGCTCATGCTCGAGGAGAAATGGCAGGCTGCGCTGGAGGAGGGTCAGCCGGCCTCGACCGTGTTTGGCCTGACACCGCCCTGA
- a CDS encoding RNB domain-containing ribonuclease encodes MKTLIDSTNAMVDGLAAIRRQFSVPDDFPPDVVAAAEAAARKVPTEHVDRTDRPFVTLDPATSTDLDQAFAIERSGSDLLLHYAIADVNWFVDDGDAIDREAWQRGTTLYLPDGKASLYPPVLGEGAASLLPAVPRPAVIFTTRIDADGNVHLDAAERAIIRSAAKLAYDAVRASDLPNGFEELARRIGDAENRRGAARVDPPEQEVAALGDGRYQLLFRPRLPAEEQNAALSLASNLAIAQALLAAHAGLFRVMAEPDEQAIQRLRQTARALGLQWPAMETLVQFEKTLDPADSRDAAFMLAVRRASGGASYVPYREGTVPWHAPMAASYTHATAPLRRLADRYVVRAALAIANGKPVPAAVSTAFEQLPAVMARADARDGQIDRAVISLAEALILQGREGASFQAVVTDTDDNGFRIQLCELPVVARVRGQGSQPGDKIRVRLTSTNPLQHTVSFERAD; translated from the coding sequence ATGAAGACCCTGATCGACTCCACCAATGCAATGGTCGACGGGCTGGCTGCTATCCGCCGGCAATTCAGCGTACCGGATGATTTTCCGCCGGACGTCGTCGCGGCAGCGGAAGCTGCGGCCCGGAAAGTGCCAACAGAGCATGTCGACCGCACGGATCGGCCTTTCGTCACGCTCGACCCGGCGACATCGACGGATCTCGATCAGGCCTTCGCGATCGAGCGCAGCGGCAGCGACCTGTTGCTCCACTATGCCATCGCGGACGTAAACTGGTTCGTCGACGATGGAGACGCCATCGACCGGGAAGCCTGGCAACGCGGCACGACCCTCTATCTTCCAGACGGCAAGGCCAGCCTCTATCCTCCCGTCCTTGGCGAGGGGGCTGCCAGCCTGTTGCCCGCCGTACCCAGGCCGGCCGTGATCTTCACGACCCGGATCGACGCGGATGGCAATGTCCACCTGGATGCCGCTGAACGCGCGATCATCCGCAGCGCTGCCAAACTCGCTTACGACGCGGTTCGCGCCTCCGATCTGCCGAACGGTTTCGAGGAACTGGCCCGCCGCATCGGGGATGCCGAGAACAGACGCGGTGCCGCGCGCGTGGATCCGCCCGAACAGGAGGTCGCCGCCCTGGGCGACGGCCGCTATCAATTGCTGTTCCGCCCGCGCCTGCCGGCCGAAGAGCAGAATGCCGCCTTGTCCCTGGCGAGCAATCTCGCCATCGCGCAGGCGCTTCTGGCCGCTCATGCTGGCCTGTTCCGCGTCATGGCCGAGCCGGATGAGCAGGCCATCCAGCGCCTGCGTCAGACTGCACGGGCTCTAGGATTGCAGTGGCCAGCGATGGAAACGCTCGTCCAGTTCGAGAAGACGCTGGACCCCGCGGACAGTAGGGATGCCGCCTTCATGCTGGCGGTGCGAAGAGCCAGCGGCGGCGCAAGCTATGTCCCTTATCGTGAGGGCACCGTGCCCTGGCATGCTCCCATGGCGGCAAGCTACACCCACGCGACGGCGCCATTGCGGCGCCTCGCGGACCGGTATGTCGTGCGCGCGGCCTTGGCGATCGCGAACGGGAAACCCGTGCCGGCCGCGGTATCGACGGCTTTCGAGCAGCTTCCTGCCGTGATGGCGCGTGCCGATGCACGGGACGGGCAAATCGACCGAGCCGTCATCAGCCTGGCCGAGGCTCTCATCCTCCAAGGCCGCGAAGGAGCCTCGTTCCAGGCGGTGGTGACCGATACGGATGACAACGGCTTCCGCATCCAGCTCTGCGAATTGCCGGTGGTCGCGCGCGTTCGCGGACAGGGCAGCCAGCCGGGCGACAAGATTCGGGTCAGGCTGACCTCCACCAATCCCCTACAGCACACGGTCAGCTTCGAGCGAGCGGATTGA
- a CDS encoding GntR family transcriptional regulator, translating into MIASKAWIEFGLTIAACQKLMRDRTRLCRAACDPGLCEIEANRMSDLLERFAVSPKQAAKGGAGVVFDVLREEIISLSLAPGTMLSRQELQERFGFSSTPIRDALMRLQEERLVDIFPQHATVVSAIDLDLARQGQFLRRSVELELVRSLALAPQPALLGKMKSLIRQQTAFADLGEHEAFAAADHAFHRSLYDAAQMTVLWDLVRRQSGHIDRLRHLHLPKEGKMREILAAHAAIVDAIEASDPVRAQDALRDHLSRSLDFVPALRDLHPTYFKK; encoded by the coding sequence GTGATAGCATCGAAGGCATGGATCGAATTTGGCCTGACGATCGCCGCCTGCCAGAAGCTCATGCGCGATCGGACGCGATTGTGCCGGGCCGCGTGCGACCCTGGGTTATGTGAGATAGAAGCGAACAGGATGAGCGACCTTCTCGAAAGATTTGCGGTGTCTCCCAAGCAGGCAGCGAAGGGCGGTGCCGGCGTCGTGTTCGACGTGCTGCGCGAGGAGATCATCTCGCTGTCGCTGGCCCCTGGAACCATGCTGTCGCGACAGGAACTGCAGGAACGCTTCGGCTTCTCCTCGACGCCGATCCGCGATGCATTGATGCGACTGCAGGAAGAGCGGCTGGTCGATATCTTTCCGCAGCATGCCACCGTGGTCAGCGCGATCGATCTGGATCTTGCCCGGCAAGGGCAGTTCCTGCGCAGGTCCGTCGAGCTCGAGCTGGTGCGCTCGCTGGCGCTGGCTCCGCAGCCGGCCTTGCTGGGGAAGATGAAGAGCCTCATCCGGCAACAGACGGCCTTCGCCGACCTCGGCGAGCATGAAGCATTCGCCGCGGCTGACCACGCCTTTCATCGCAGCCTGTACGATGCGGCGCAGATGACGGTGCTATGGGATCTGGTGCGTCGCCAGAGCGGCCACATCGATCGATTGCGACATCTGCATTTGCCGAAAGAGGGCAAGATGCGGGAAATCCTGGCCGCCCATGCCGCCATCGTCGATGCGATCGAAGCGAGCGACCCCGTCAGGGCTCAGGATGCGTTGCGGGATCACCTTTCCCGCTCGCTCGATTTCGTTCCCGCCCTGCGTGACCTGCATCCGACCTACTTCAAGAAGTGA